The following coding sequences lie in one Polluticoccus soli genomic window:
- a CDS encoding TraR/DksA family transcriptional regulator translates to MQSAPSKQATPIRAIDKKPNVVVAHRRLENKAKEADKAGKTMINYQPEYTRSILDEPQQLQGPVYRYSDEELAEFKELITGRLESARKELAYLQGLITRKDEAGTEDTENRYASMEDGSGAMEREQLAQLASRQIQFINHLEKAMVRIENKTYGICRVTGKLIDKARLRAVPHATLSIEAKKTMTK, encoded by the coding sequence GTGCAGAGTGCTCCGTCTAAACAAGCTACTCCAATACGCGCGATAGATAAGAAACCAAACGTAGTGGTGGCGCACCGCCGTCTTGAGAACAAGGCGAAGGAAGCAGACAAGGCGGGCAAGACAATGATCAATTATCAACCTGAATATACACGCAGCATTTTGGACGAACCACAACAACTTCAAGGCCCAGTGTATCGCTATAGCGATGAAGAACTGGCTGAATTCAAAGAACTCATCACCGGCAGGCTGGAAAGCGCCCGTAAGGAACTTGCTTACCTGCAAGGGTTGATCACCCGCAAAGACGAAGCGGGCACTGAAGACACCGAGAACCGTTATGCCAGCATGGAAGATGGCAGCGGTGCCATGGAACGCGAACAACTGGCCCAGCTGGCAAGCCGCCAGATCCAGTTCATCAACCACCTGGAAAAAGCGATGGTACGTATCGAGAACAAAACTTACGGTATCTGCCGTGTAACAGGTAAACTGATCGACAAAGCGCGTCTGCGTGCTGTGCCTCATGCTACACTGAGCATCGAAGCAAAGAAGACAATGACCAAGTAG
- a CDS encoding TonB-dependent receptor, which translates to MGNRLLLTGLLLFASGYSFAQVSINGKIIEAADTAGLIGVNVFVAPVSDTSQKNGTVTDADGNFYIDNITPGQYRLHASYIGFTPHVRTITINDQNINLGTIALQPAASTLQTVVVQGQAVQATQIGDTTQFNASSFKTHPDANAEDLVTKMPGVTRDEGTLKVNGEEVSEILVDGKPFFGDDPNAAVKNLPAEIIDKVQVFDKLSDQDQFTGFNQGETRKTINIITKPGKNAGKFGKVYAGYGTDDRYNVGGNINFFKGARRITVLGLSNNINQQNFSSDDLLGVTANLRSQNRGGGGPRGGGPGGSEGRGGSGGFRGGNRGGDGSNFLVTQQGGIVTTSAIGLNYSDEWGKKIKVSSSYFFNHTNTDNTSTITRQYVNTDDSNLVYDENSFTNARNINHRLNGRLEYTIDSANSLIITPRISFQDAEYGRILNGNNTQDGLFFGRTVNSDTSDNSGYNFSNNILYRHRFAKKGRTISFNFGTQLNDKLGDGQLFSLNEFADGDTSLLDQQYHQTSGGYTLSGNLNYTEPLSKKSQLMVNYAPSYTNNDADKESFNLNPADGQYNVLNPTLSNKFDNTYLTQRGGLSYRYNDTNYNFNVGVDGQIANLEGHQTYPTMFDIDRSFRNILPNAMFNYRFSRNKNLRIMYRSGTNAPSITQLQNVVDISNPLLLKTGNPSLVQDYDHNLIARYSATNTRTSRSFFVFGNAQFTQDYIGNATFIPTKDTVINSGFLVNRGTQINMPVNLDGYMNARIFATYAFPVKAIKSNLSLNGGVGYSHTPAIINNERNFSNNYTTSAGFTLGSNINENLDFTLSYRGNYNIVKNTLQTDLDNTYYYHTAGLRLNYVFLERFVFNTDATHNLYTGLTQDFNQSFLLWNAALGYKFLKDRSLDLRLSVYDILNQNRAISRTVTETYIEDSFTNVLQRYFMLTLTYTLRNFASGKTSNPELNQPR; encoded by the coding sequence ATGGGAAATAGGCTCTTATTGACAGGACTCCTGTTGTTTGCTTCAGGATATTCATTTGCACAAGTAAGCATCAATGGTAAAATAATAGAAGCGGCAGATACAGCAGGCCTGATCGGCGTAAACGTATTCGTAGCGCCGGTTAGCGACACCTCGCAGAAGAACGGTACTGTAACTGACGCGGATGGCAATTTTTACATAGACAATATAACTCCCGGCCAATACCGGCTTCACGCATCTTATATTGGATTCACGCCACACGTTCGCACCATTACTATCAACGATCAAAACATTAACCTCGGCACCATTGCGCTGCAGCCTGCCGCTTCTACCCTGCAAACAGTGGTAGTGCAAGGACAGGCGGTGCAGGCAACGCAAATAGGTGATACCACGCAGTTTAATGCCAGCTCTTTCAAAACCCACCCCGATGCCAACGCCGAAGACCTGGTCACCAAAATGCCGGGCGTAACGCGCGATGAAGGCACACTTAAGGTAAATGGCGAGGAGGTATCAGAAATACTGGTCGACGGTAAACCATTTTTTGGCGATGATCCCAATGCAGCAGTGAAGAATCTACCAGCAGAGATAATTGATAAAGTGCAGGTATTTGATAAGCTAAGTGACCAGGACCAGTTTACCGGCTTTAACCAGGGTGAGACACGTAAGACCATCAACATTATTACCAAGCCGGGCAAGAACGCAGGCAAATTCGGTAAAGTATATGCCGGATATGGCACAGACGATCGCTATAACGTAGGTGGCAATATCAATTTCTTTAAAGGCGCACGACGTATTACAGTCCTCGGTCTTTCGAATAACATCAACCAACAAAACTTCAGCTCCGATGACCTGCTCGGTGTAACTGCAAACCTCCGCAGCCAGAACCGCGGCGGTGGCGGACCACGAGGTGGCGGCCCGGGTGGGTCTGAGGGACGTGGTGGCAGCGGTGGCTTCAGGGGTGGTAATCGCGGTGGTGACGGCAGCAACTTCCTGGTGACACAGCAGGGAGGTATTGTGACCACCAGCGCCATCGGACTGAACTACAGCGACGAGTGGGGCAAAAAGATCAAAGTATCGAGTAGTTATTTCTTCAATCATACCAACACCGATAACACGAGCACTATTACACGTCAGTACGTTAATACCGACGATAGCAACCTGGTATACGACGAAAACAGCTTTACTAATGCCCGCAATATTAACCATCGGCTAAACGGACGACTCGAATACACCATCGACTCAGCGAATTCGCTGATCATTACACCACGCATCAGTTTCCAGGATGCTGAGTATGGTAGAATACTAAATGGCAACAATACGCAGGACGGTCTGTTCTTTGGCCGCACCGTAAACAGTGATACGTCTGACAACAGCGGCTATAATTTTTCTAACAACATACTATACCGCCACAGGTTTGCCAAGAAGGGACGTACCATTTCATTCAACTTCGGCACCCAACTCAACGACAAACTAGGCGACGGCCAGTTATTCTCGCTTAACGAATTTGCAGACGGCGACACTAGCTTGCTCGATCAACAATATCACCAAACATCCGGAGGATACACGCTTTCCGGCAATCTGAATTATACAGAGCCACTATCAAAGAAAAGCCAGCTGATGGTCAACTACGCGCCGTCATACACAAATAATGATGCAGATAAAGAGTCGTTCAACCTCAACCCAGCCGACGGACAATACAATGTACTCAACCCTACCCTTTCCAATAAATTCGACAATACTTATTTGACACAACGTGGAGGCTTAAGCTATCGCTACAACGACACTAACTATAATTTTAACGTAGGTGTAGATGGACAGATCGCCAACCTGGAGGGCCACCAGACCTACCCTACCATGTTTGATATCGATCGCTCATTCAGGAACATTCTGCCTAATGCCATGTTCAACTATCGCTTTAGCAGAAATAAAAATCTGCGCATCATGTACCGCTCGGGCACAAACGCTCCCAGCATCACCCAATTGCAAAACGTTGTTGACATATCTAATCCACTATTGCTAAAAACCGGTAATCCCAGCCTGGTGCAGGATTACGACCACAACCTCATTGCACGTTATAGCGCTACTAACACACGTACTTCGCGCAGCTTCTTTGTATTTGGTAATGCCCAATTCACACAAGATTATATAGGCAATGCCACCTTCATTCCTACCAAAGACACCGTGATCAATAGTGGCTTTTTGGTGAACCGTGGTACGCAGATCAATATGCCGGTGAACCTCGATGGTTATATGAACGCGCGCATCTTCGCTACCTACGCATTTCCTGTAAAAGCTATTAAAAGCAACCTGAGCCTGAATGGCGGCGTTGGCTATAGCCATACACCGGCTATCATTAATAATGAACGAAACTTTTCGAATAACTATACCACGAGCGCCGGCTTTACGCTAGGCAGCAACATCAACGAGAACCTGGATTTTACACTTAGCTACCGTGGCAATTACAACATAGTAAAGAATACCCTGCAAACCGATCTCGATAATACTTACTACTACCACACGGCAGGCCTGCGACTGAATTATGTATTCCTGGAGCGTTTTGTGTTCAATACAGATGCAACCCATAACCTTTACACAGGCTTAACCCAGGATTTCAACCAAAGCTTCCTGCTATGGAATGCAGCATTGGGCTATAAGTTTCTTAAAGATCGCTCGCTGGACCTGAGGCTCAGCGTATACGACATCCTGAACCAGAACAGGGCTATCAGCCGCACGGTCACCGAGACTTATATTGAGGATAGCTTTACCAATGTACTACAGCGTTACTTTATGCTGACGCTTACCTACACGCTACGAAATTTTGCCAGTGGTAAAACATCCAACCCCGAGCTCAATCAACCGAGATAA
- a CDS encoding retropepsin-like aspartic protease, with product MKANFIRSFMFFSIALCCHAFVLNAQKTATKRVSPPALATVPFQYAQSLIFVKAKINGSRTMYLFLINTGANTTVIDTRTADMLKLPVIREEDTVEGTAGTENVRLHTIKSIDIDKASVKNMEITSRDLSNFVTLNGQKIDGILGTDFLKNFSVTIDFYQKTMAFTNMRAPVGRQKTMPFKIVDGIPRFSVRLNDTFDTYLTYNSAVSMEPSRNNYINVSYSQWQELKRLTPYMNHSNFVAGKGVGGSVYMQVVKISGLRVCELDLNSPYMVVQTKEGYFKRDDAVGFFGNNILEKQRKVTIDFLGERIVLQSMFNPASRSKKPVKRRPIPYFTSY from the coding sequence ATGAAAGCGAATTTTATACGCTCTTTCATGTTTTTTTCCATCGCACTCTGCTGTCATGCATTTGTGCTGAATGCGCAAAAAACCGCTACCAAGAGAGTGAGCCCTCCGGCGCTGGCTACAGTGCCTTTTCAGTATGCCCAGTCCCTAATATTTGTAAAAGCCAAGATCAACGGCAGCCGCACCATGTACCTCTTCCTGATAAATACGGGCGCAAACACTACAGTCATTGACACGCGTACGGCAGATATGCTAAAACTACCCGTGATACGTGAAGAAGATACCGTAGAGGGTACCGCAGGTACAGAAAACGTGAGGCTTCATACGATCAAATCCATTGATATCGATAAAGCGTCAGTGAAAAACATGGAGATCACCAGCCGCGACCTGAGCAATTTTGTCACGCTCAACGGCCAGAAAATAGATGGGATCCTGGGAACCGACTTTTTAAAGAACTTCTCTGTTACTATTGACTTCTACCAAAAGACAATGGCCTTTACCAATATGCGGGCCCCTGTTGGACGGCAGAAAACAATGCCGTTCAAAATAGTGGATGGTATTCCCCGCTTCAGCGTACGGCTTAACGATACTTTTGACACCTATCTTACTTACAACAGTGCTGTAAGTATGGAGCCCAGCCGAAACAACTACATCAATGTATCGTACAGCCAATGGCAGGAACTCAAGCGACTGACACCTTATATGAACCACTCCAATTTTGTAGCCGGCAAGGGCGTTGGCGGTAGCGTGTACATGCAGGTAGTAAAGATCAGCGGCCTTCGTGTATGCGAGCTCGACCTGAACAGCCCATATATGGTAGTACAGACCAAGGAGGGTTACTTCAAAAGAGATGATGCAGTTGGCTTCTTTGGCAACAACATTCTTGAGAAACAACGAAAGGTTACTATAGACTTTCTTGGCGAGCGTATCGTGCTGCAAAGCATGTTCAACCCGGCTTCGCGATCTAAAAAACCGGTTAAGCGCAGACCCATTCCCTACTTCACTTCCTACTAA